In Phycisphaerae bacterium RAS2, the DNA window GCCCCGATCACCAGATCGGCCTGTGCGATGTGCTCACGAATCCGCGCTGCATCGCTATAGACCAACTGCACATTCGCCGGCATCACATCCGACAGGTAACGCAACCGTTCGAGATTGACATCCAGCATTACGACGTGCGCGCCCAGGCCCGCCGCCACCTTCGCCGCGTTGGTGCCAACGATGCCCGCACCAAGGATCAGAACGGTCGCCGGTTCGACACCCGGCACGCCGCCCAGCAGAATGCCGCGGCCCATCATCGGGCGCTCAAGGTACTTCGCACCCTCCTGCACGCTCATCTTCCCGGCAACTTCACTCATCGGCGTCAGCAGCGGGAGTCGGCCTTGCCGATCGCGCACGGTTTCATACGCGATGGCCACGCACTTGCTTGCGACGATGCCCTCGGTCAGTTTGCGATCCGCCGCGAAATGGAAATAAGTGAAGCAGACCTGGCCCTCGCGGAGCATCTTGCACTCCACGGGCTGCGGCTCCTTCACTTTCACGATCATGTCGGCCTTGGCGAACACTTCTTCGGCGGTCTTCACCAGCTTGGCCCCGGCATTGGTGTATTCCAGGTCGGTGAAT includes these proteins:
- the ald gene encoding Alanine dehydrogenase; translation: MIVGTVKEIKPDEYRVGIIPAGAGELVRAGHTVLVEHDAGNGSGFTDLEYTNAGAKLVKTAEEVFAKADMIVKVKEPQPVECKMLREGQVCFTYFHFAADRKLTEGIVASKCVAIAYETVRDRQGRLPLLTPMSEVAGKMSVQEGAKYLERPMMGRGILLGGVPGVEPATVLILGAGIVGTNAAKVAAGLGAHVVMLDVNLERLRYLSDVMPANVQLVYSDAARIREHIAQADLVIGAVLIPGAKCPMLIPRDYLKLMKPGAVIVDVGVDQGGCCETIRPTTHQEPTYIVEDVVHYGVANMPGAVGRTSTIALTNATMPYAIRLANMGYKAALAADPGLADGMEVYRGYVTNAAVAKDFGMEHRPYKA